The DNA region aattaacaaaataaaactattccaaaaaaaatctataaaaagaaaataaacacaaataattaataatagaaacataaatattcattttataaactataaaaacatcAGCATTGTTGGCGCAAAACTCAGACAGACCACAGAGACAATGGTCTCCGTTCTTAAAATTCAAGAAACCAGGCTGAAGCTATGGGACGCAATCTCACACCAGGGAAAATCGTATTTACAGCAAATTTGTTTACGTTCACATGCATGCAGCTACAAACTAATGGTCACACCTCTCGCACCATCAACGAAACGTGAGGGTGCTGTCACCTCTGAGTACGAAGATGTATGCCAACCGTGCTTTGTTGGGTCATATTTTTCTCCATCACCCCAAAGGGCATATGCTTCTTCTCCATGAACGGCGTCATCTCCGATTTCGAGTTGGTTATCAGGCATTCTTAATGGTATAAACAACCTTATTACTAAAAGTATTATTGTCGTCGACGCTACATTCCAAGCAATAACAAACAAAGCTGCTACTATCTGCTTCACGAATTGAACCCCTCCATTCCCACCATAAACTGCACCCCTTGTTTCTCTTGGGAGTATGAGTCTGCAGAGATCTGGCTCCGCCAACAGCCCGGTAAGGAGGCCGCCCAACAGGCCGGCCACCGCGTGTGTGTGAAACACACCAAGAGTATCATCTACCTGTGGTTAGATAAAAAACATAATATTACAGTCAAACCTTTAAAACTTCATTACATATGGGAAAATATAATATCGGCATTTGGCAACCTCTAGTTTCTGACTTGCAATAAAACCAACTTGTTCTTTAAATAAGGAAATTAAGAAGTAGACATATAAAGGTCAAGATAACAGTACTTCACAGAAAACCCAATGGGATTTTTATAATTAAGAGTGGGTTTTCATTATATAGTCCGTATATAATAGTCAACATTGATGAGCTTTGGCTATTAAAGAATGTAGCTTAGAGACATAATTATAAAGTGCTCAAAAAGTCATAAATTCCCCAGTGAAAGCTACTTTGCTGTTAAATTTTCAAAAGTGGGGCAAACCTGATCATTTTCTTTCGTATAAACGATGGCCTTTTCTTTTTCCCTAATTCATAAACGACGACTTTAAAGCAATGGGAAAAATGCAAGACAAGTAACAAGTGTTGAATGTTCTTACAATATCAGCTTAGAGGGATTATTCATGGAACCATCTTTTTAGCTGTACAAAGTAAATTGGtttatttaaaaacttaattttaatcCGTACATACGATAAAAAAGCCGTCAAATCATTTCACAAAGTGGAGGTAATCAATGATATGAACTCAATTGGGTTATGATAATTTGGAGGGGCCTTGGCCGCAACTGTGAACCGTGGGGGTGGGGGAGGGGGTCTTAAATTCAATGACTCCAGTCATATCCCACATAGCTGCTCTTTAAATAAAGAACCTACCGAATCATAAATTTCTAGACCTTCTAACTAGTAGGGGTGGTTTCAAATTAATATCTGATTAAATGTGGAAAAGTGATGAGAATATTCAAACAAAGGCAACAGAAGTCAAGCCTTAGAATGGGAGACACACACACTTAAACCAAAagcaaatgaaacaaaaaaaatttagaaagggAGTTTGTAGCTTAATTAGGTCACCTACCTGTTGTAGCCAACTGCATTTTTTGTGAAGGATCATCATAGACACCCATGGTATACTGCCCGAAAGCAATCCCATTACTATTGCAGCCCAAGGTTGCACCAAGCCTGCAACAAATTAACAAACACTTTGAATGTGTACaaaggactaaattcttgaaattaaagtagagagagaaaaattcaaaagttcaaaaagtatagggactggaaacaaattaaacttttttttctcaaattcctGGTACTATAGAGAATTACGATCGAACCTGCTCCTGGAGTGATGCAAACTAGTCCCGTCATCATTCCCTGAACAGCTCCGATAACGGAAGGCTTCCcaaagaacacaacatcgagagatGTCCACACAAGGAGACTGGTTGCTGCACAAACGTTTGTGTTGAGTACCGCTATCGAAGAGTCAATATTTGCAGCATATGGGGCTCCTCCATTGAACCCTGACCATCCCATCCACAGCAACCCTGCACCTGCAAGCATCAGTAAAACATTGTTTGGGGGAAACCTCTCTCTGTCGCTCTTTAGCCTTGGTCCAACCTGTTTGATTTATGTTACCAAATTGTAAGAATTTTATACACGAAATTTGATGATACGAACGAATAGTTTGATTTATGTTACCCAGTATGCGGCTGTGAGACCGGCGATCCCAGAAGAGAGGTGAATAACATATCCACCGGAGTAATCGATGACACCCCAGTGATAAAGAAAGCCTCCACCCCAGAGACTAAAAGCTCCAACAGTGTATGAAAATATAAGCCATAGAGGCACAAAAGCCATCCAGGCCTTAATATTCATGCGGCCGAGGACTGAACCAGCTAGCAAGATAAGGGTAATAGCAGCGAAAGTGAATTGGAAATATACAAGAGAAGCCATGGGAAAAAAGGGCACCGTGGTCTCATAGCGGTCGGTGGTGACCCTGTGCCTACTCTCAGGGACCCTGGCTCGGATAACGAGGTACTTTTGGCCTAGAGCGGGTGCACCCTTGCCCCAGAAAGGGAGAAGTTCATCACCGAAGGCCATGCGGTAGCATACAAGGACCCAGCAAATAAGGACAGCAGCGAAGGCGTAAAGAGCCATGAAGGCAGAGTTGACGGCCCATTTCTTCTTGACGATGCTAGCATAGAGGATTACAAGTCCAGGCATGCTCTGAATCCCCACCAGAGTGGAAGCTGTCATTTGCCATGCATTGTCTCCTTTGTTTAGCCATTGGGGCACTGCTGGGGCTCTCTCATTTACCGTGTAGGCTATCTGATTGGCATCCATGGCTAAACGTAGCTTGTGCTGCGCCGGGTTGACTCGGACGCATACACACCTTGGCAATATCTTTTCTATTTGTAACCGCTCTTAAGTCTTCTTTATATGTTAGGTTGGGTAGAAAAAAGTGAGATGCGTTGTAAGGAACcttctttttccttattttactaaGGATAAAATAAACTTTAGTCAACCTTTTTTCATTTTGACGTGTGAATGGTGATTTGATATTATGCTACATTATCCTATAGTGCTAtatcatttttcttaaaaaaaaaatcaaaatctaagcaaaaattatcaaaatttaaaattaatgtaaCCCACAAAGTTAAAAATAAGAGACTAGATGTCATTGTGTATATCCTTTTCAATAAATACTTCTAGGTTGTTTTGGTAAGTTGTGTGAAAGTTTGGTATATATTCTGGATGAAGTTAGACTTTGTGCAAATGGAAAAGATTGATTTAGGAGAAAGGTCTCTGCCTTTAGACCCACATGTGTTGGCCCTAGCGAACTTGCTAGGCTTGATCAGTCAACGCATTTGCCATgtgatattataaataaaatatggaaaaatatgaCAGTTTCATAGGTAGATTTTGCAACAACATTTTTTTATGTACATAATTTATGggttctttttttccttttatataatACATATGTCTATAGACCCtcttaacttttaaataaaataataaatatgtttttattataattaaatttatgttttttttatattgacaatcgaactaaaatttaatcaataatttttatctttttaaactttaaaatatactACTATAATCATAGGTGGATTTGGTGGATATTTTAGcttttcaatttgaaaatttagtgATATTAATAAATAAGGTGGATTGATGGAAGCTTCACCGTTGTATCTTTAGGGTGTTTtctaagaaaaaggaaagaaattaattttaaaaagttacaaaatattaattaaattattttaaaatttttattaaaattattaacagATGGTTGATGTGATTGTTAAATCACCGTTTATCATATATATTAGTTACGGTAGTTTCCATGCTGCTTTTAGAAAAACGTTTTGAGTGATTGTTTTATCTTCtaactttaaattatatttaggaacctccttaatttcaatttagtgTTCTTAGAGAAAATAGGTTAGGTTTGAttcattaaaagataaaaaataaaaaacactcaAAACATTTTCTTAAAGCCACGTGGAAATTACGAGgctaatatatgttatatatgaaaaataatgatttaaccaCTACATTAATATTTAactttaatgaaaattttttaatagttcaatAATCGTTTTGTAagtttttaaagttgagtgatgaaattgtaaaattttaaatagtttaatgactattttgtaactttttgaaattgagtaacCAAAGTGTAAACTTACGTATAGTTCAAAAATATTGGGTGTAGTTTatcttaaataaataatatttaaatgggCATACAACACCATTAGTCATTAAACTATGTGTAAGTTTTAGTTTTGGTTGcttaactaaaaaagttacaatttggtcactgaactatttaaaagttttcatttaagtcattaagctattcaaaagttttatttaagtcattggtctgttgagtttattattattattttttaagttctACCAATGAGCTCCAAGTGATGATTTGATGATTGGTAAGTGGATCAAGATCTATCAACGAATAAAAGAACATAATTTAGATCCAGGCTGATTTGATGGTCAATGTCGGATATAGGAGAAAAAAGctatttaaattttggttcacAGATTctaagttgtttcatgaaaaaaaaattaaatcgtaaaagagaaggagaaagagAGTTTTCGATTAGTATAAGTAGTATGAACAGAGAAAGTCATATAACATTAATTTTAATAATCCAATGacttaaaataaaacttttgagtagttcaatgaccaaattgtaattttttttagttaagtgactaaagtaaactttactcataatttaatggCTAATGGTGTGATTTATCCGATTTAAATTTGATAAAGCAAGTAGCTTTCTCATATCATCTTTGCCTCTCTGGAGTTCGGAGAAGAGCATATGCACAGGGCTGAAGACTATAAGCAGTTTCGGAGATGCCGTGACAGAACTGCTTTGTGACGCCCTTCCATTGCTGTTCTTCATAAAATATATCAGCCAAACAGAATTTATGTATTGTTATTCAATAGAAATTACCCTAATGTTTCCATTGATAGAAACAAGTATTCTTAATGCTGTTTTCAGCAATATTGACTGAAAATGAAAGCAACTTAACTCATCAAATCAAACGATTTTAAAAATCACTACGTCACTTCAAATACATTTAATTCTAATtccatcttaaaaaaaaaagtttatatgaaTCTATTCATtttgaactgaaaaaaaaaaattaaattcaagaaCTTGAAATAATGACTCCAAATATTTGATTAGTAAGCTCAAATAATTCCAACTCAAAggatcaaaaattaaagcaattaAACTTACAACTTATATTGACTTGATTGAAAATTaattccatcaattcaaattGCACGTAACTTGTAATATTAggggttaaattattttttgggtttagatttttttttaagttaagttttgaacttgacaattgttcttTTTTATTGTCTAAGTTAAaccttgaacttgacaattattttcacattgagacttgaattttttttatccatgTTAGTATTTGAAAACCCAAAAGTTAATGCTCCAATGTAGGAATAATTGTCACGTTCAAATCTTAATATGAGAACGATTGCTAAGTTTAATGTCTAACTTGGACAAAAGAAAAGTTCAAGCCCAAATATGAAAATAGTTACCTAGTTCAAGTCTCAATTTAAGAATAATTGCTAAGTTCAAattctaaaatgaaaaaaattattaaattcaaacCTCAAATATCAATTTAGAATAAAAATGGAATTGTTGGAGGGAAAGGTGAACTCAGTTGTCATGATCTTGAATCCGGTAAAAGCCTATAAATCCATTAATGTCCAATTAGTGACTAAATGGGTTGGAAAACTAGAACCTATTTATCTAAGATGGGCTAACCCCATATATCCATAAAACTCTGTTTAAACAAATCCTAAACCCAGCCCATATAAGAACAGCAGACGCCTTCCCCACATGCTAACACCACAATAATGGACGAAAAGACTGTCCCACCACCTATCCAAGTACTAAGCCAACGTAGGtatcaatatttaatttaatacagcCATGGATCATAGACATTGTGAATTAATCCTAGGTCCTcaagttaaaaacaaaaaaaaggatgAGATGGGGGGCGTCTTGTAAAAGCTTGTGGCATCTACAACATTCTGTGGAATAATATATATTGAGGAAACAAACTAGGAGGGTTTAAAAGGCTAACATGGCTGATGTGAGATTCTTATAAGATAATATAAGTAATTAGGGGTGAGTAAagtttaatttaactcgaaaaatcaaaattttcaaatttcgagttaatcaaatcaaattattcgatttttcaatcaaattaaataagtaattcaagtttCAAGTTCGAGTTATGTTAAAATTTACAATTCGAATGGCATAGAACTGTAATGGAATAACTATTTTG from Gossypium hirsutum isolate 1008001.06 chromosome A04, Gossypium_hirsutum_v2.1, whole genome shotgun sequence includes:
- the LOC107948950 gene encoding ammonium transporter 2, which codes for MDANQIAYTVNERAPAVPQWLNKGDNAWQMTASTLVGIQSMPGLVILYASIVKKKWAVNSAFMALYAFAAVLICWVLVCYRMAFGDELLPFWGKGAPALGQKYLVIRARVPESRHRVTTDRYETTVPFFPMASLVYFQFTFAAITLILLAGSVLGRMNIKAWMAFVPLWLIFSYTVGAFSLWGGGFLYHWGVIDYSGGYVIHLSSGIAGLTAAYWVGPRLKSDRERFPPNNVLLMLAGAGLLWMGWSGFNGGAPYAANIDSSIAVLNTNVCAATSLLVWTSLDVVFFGKPSVIGAVQGMMTGLVCITPGAGLVQPWAAIVMGLLSGSIPWVSMMILHKKCSWLQQVDDTLGVFHTHAVAGLLGGLLTGLLAEPDLCRLILPRETRGAVYGGNGGVQFVKQIVAALFVIAWNVASTTIILLVIRLFIPLRMPDNQLEIGDDAVHGEEAYALWGDGEKYDPTKHGWHTSSYSEVTAPSRFVDGARGVTISL